One stretch of Eupeodes corollae chromosome 2, idEupCoro1.1, whole genome shotgun sequence DNA includes these proteins:
- the LOC129944439 gene encoding uncharacterized protein LOC129944439, with the protein MCEHYQVNHQSTLGCNQSRINENENGIAPNNDGGGDGGGEKSSMEKEKIHSIGAYHHQHQIQNQNQHQERSKDHRKDMEVQESFSCKSLQDTIEILKIKNNPFSRDTQRIIAQLETELSNFQRELQRTSSSSCFLSAPSDGRPYGESTGGGGGGSVQENSKVQSKRGLSLMLDKKQGENPDEQKGNEEEPTLQDFIADKLEVKFSKHCNRPNSSSTRDRATASISKEYQTNLRSPTQMFCHLEKEKLLLIQKFRTSEMQTIQGDLNELHVFIKDQLNGIYRSITRENYQNLKYFSNDQSETWSWSQSRSQSQSRRTAPSDIKNKQKSRQRNFLTLQHDKKQQQPEKIQAKGLSSLPPLALPLSSSPTVSPSLTAPTSSSVLSSSQQMHEGGISLPLLLPTESKKKTTEELRSIWPRHYKKSLSSSSSSPSPDDNGNANNTKSMMKQKQAAAVAAAASSSSSFKLSTASAESEAVTDAKKRHHHHNHRHHNISDVNVRVDKLDKADKAVCGKKSKYSHNLQVYAHHQEHLFANCRDAHCRFRDTPFCSDNHDDGGRKYHFSNVVDCRCQRWRLRGSSPSQPCPQPTQINDKVQRMMGARSTRPSTTTKSDINSTKKTSLLCPCPCSYSCPGQYSGPAVMTHNQRHHCHQHLSTTMTTTTTGIAQDRIQLISSSLPAPTSVETAGAEAAAVMIAAPSYISTRPTDEDSRKTDAVTNAAVRAIIKDAYATTVTTTTDDAAAAIIVATNTATAAKAAGHSNGIREPSHHQTHNSWQRVNLKNPTGCQMKKQICGPDGYECTIKNTNNNNDNRSNYPEIHDCQKCRANSINPFCGGLDLDLGLSLSSDSAKMHVVGAGAGANAAADVDNGATAFGVATACDDFDYKCDDEVDVNDDEDRGNDRDDFGAGGDGPINWKGEHKSLADGKENFTCHPEKRQRQKQNQNQKQRKRQQQWREQTTPRLLHCCVAQSALAFQTDLDDFKEFLDEIILSTPTTD; encoded by the exons GTCTTTGCAAGATACAattgagattttaaaaattaaaaacaatccaTTCTCGCGTGACACTCAAAGGATTATCGCTCAGTTGGAGACTGAACTTTCCAACTTTCAG CGGGAATTGCAAAGGACCTCTTCCTCATCGTGTTTCTTATCTGCGCCTTCGGATGGCAGGCCTTATGGGGAGTCCACCGGTGGCGGCGGTGGTGGGTCAGTTCAAGAAAATTCAAAAGTGCAAAGCAAACGTGGTTTGAGTCTGATGCTAGATAAAAAACAAGGAGAAAATCCTGATGAACAAAAAGGAAACGAGGAAGAACCAACTTTGCAGGATTTTATAGC tGACAAACTTGAAgttaagttttcaaaacattgcAACAGACCTAACTCATCGTCAACTCGAGACCGAGCAACTGCAAGCATTTCAAAAGAATACCAAACAAACTTAAGGAGCCCCACTCAAATGTTCTGCCAtttggaaaaagaaaagttaCTC CTCATACAAAAATTTCGAACATCAGAAATGCAAACCATCCAGGGAGATCTTAATGAACTTCATGTATTCATCAAAGACCAATTGAATGGTATTTACAGAAGCATCACACGAGAGAACTATCAGAATTTAAAGTACTTCTCTAACGACCAGAGTGAGACTTGGAGTTGGAGTCAGAGTCgtagtcaaagtcaaagtcgaAGGACTGCACCGtctgacatcaaaaacaaacagaaaagtcGACAAAGGAATTTTCTTACCTTGCAACatgacaaaaaacaacaacaaccggAAAAAATACAAGCTAAAGGTCTGTCGTCGCTACCACCACTGGCGCTGCCATTATCATCATCGCCAACGGTATCACCATCTTTGACAGCACCGACATCATCATCGGTTTTATCATCAAGCCAACAAATGCATGAGGGTGGAATCTCACTGCCATTGCTATTGCCAACGGAGTCAAAGAAGAAGACAACGGAGGAGCTAAGGTCCATTTGGCCAAGACATTACAAaaaatcattatcatcatcatcatcatcgcccaGTCCAGATGACAACGGAAATGCAAACAACACCAAATCAATGATGAAGCAGAAACAGGCGGCagcggtggcggcggcggcatCATCAAGTTCGTCGTTCAAGCTATCGACAGCATCAGCAGAATCAGAAGCGGTAACGGATGCAAAGAAGCGCCACCACCACCATAACCATCGTCACCATAACATTAGTGACGTTAACGTTAGAGTTGACAAGCTTGACAAGGCGGATAAAGCAGTTTGTGGGAAAAAATCAAAGTACTCCCACAACCTGCAGGTTTATGCTCACCATCAGGAACACCTCTTTGCCAACTGCCGTGATGCTCATTGTCGATTCAGAGACACGCCCTTTTGTAGCGACAACCATGATGATGGTGGCAGAAAATATCATTTCTCAAATGTCGTCGATTGTAGGTGTCAGCGATGGAGGCTGCGAGGTTCTTCTCCTTCCCAACCCTGCCCTCAACCAACTCAAATAAATGACAAAGTTCAAAGAATGATGGGTGCGCGGTCTACGAGGCCATCAACAACAACTAAGAGCGATATTAATTCTACAAAGAAGACCTCTCTCCTGTGTCCATGTCCGTGTTCGTATTCGTGTCCGGGTCAGTATTCAGGTCCTGCTGTGATGACCCACAATCAACGCCATCATTGCCATCAACATTTATCCACGAcgatgacaacgacgacgacaggAATAGCTCAAGACCGAATACAGTTAATATCTTCATCGTTACCCGCACCAACATCAGTAGAAACAGCAGGAGCCGAGGCAGCAGCAGTAATGATAGCAGCACCATCATATATTTCGACAAGGCCAACAGATGAGGATTCAAGGAAAACTGATGCCGTGACGAATGCAGCCGTCAGAGCCATCATAAAGGATGCTTACGCGACTACTGTCACCACCACCACCGACGACGCCGCCGCTGCCATCATTGTCGCCACCAACACTGCCACAGCAGCAAAAGCTGCAGGACACTCAAATGGAATTAGGGAGCCATCGCACCACCAAACCCACAATAGTTGGCAACGTGTTAACCTCAAAAATCCCACTGGCTGTCagatgaaaaaacaaatttgcgGTCCTGATGGATACGAGTGCACAAtcaaaaacaccaacaacaacaatgacaACCGCAGCAACTATCCCGAGATTCacgattgccaaaaatgccgggCCAACAGCATCAATCCCTTTTGTGGAGGACTGGATTTGGATTTGGGTTTGAGTTTgagttcggattcggctaaaATGCATGTAGTTGGAGCTGGCGCTGGCGCTAACGCCGCCGCTGACGTTGATAATGGTGCAACTGCATTTGGTGTCGCTACTGCATGTGACGACTTCGACTATAAATGTGACGATGAAGTGGACGTAAACGACGACGAAGATAGGGGTAACGATAGAGATGATTTCGGTGCTGGTGGTGATGGTCCCATTAATTGGAAGGGAGAACACAAGTCGCTAGCCGATGGTAAGGAAAATTTCACATGTCATCCCGAAAAACGACAGCGGCAGAAGCAGAACCAGAACCAAAAGCAGAGGAAGAGGCAACAGCAATGGCGGGAACAGACGACACCAAGGCTGCTGCATTGCTGTGTTGCACAATCAGCGCTAGCGTTTCAAACAGATTTGGAtgattttaaggaatttttgg